ATTCACTTTCCTCGATGGTTTGATTGAACAAAACTTGACATGCTTTCTGATAAAGCCATGCTCCCACGCCATAGGCAAGAACAGTGCCAATTGCTAAAAGAATGTACTTTGTGATTTTGATCAAGTACCTCACCTCATTCAGAGTTTTATACATATTACACAAGACGTAAAAATATGGAAAAAGTTTCTGTGTAAGGCAAGCTAGAGTACGTATCTTCTGAGAGTTTTGGATCGGCTTATGTTGTACAATAATAGAATGCAGGTAAAATCACTCTTTATTAACTCTAAAAAAGAAAGAGACTGAAGCAATCATGGCGATTTTCAATTACAATTCTGAACGTCCCTTCAGGGGAAATCCCGATCTGCATCTCCATTACTGGGGGCGGGAGCAGTGTCTTCCCGGACATTATTTCGGACCCGGAGTTCGTGACGTATACAAAATACATTTCATTCATGAGGGAACAGGCAAGGTAACTGTGGGTGAGCAGACCCATATCCTACAAGCGGGACAAGCTTTTCTTACCTATCCTCATATCGTTACCTCTTATGCAGCAGACCTATCGAAGCCCTGGACCTATTCCTGGGTAGCTTTTACCGGTGAACAGGTAGCATATATTTTATCCAAAACTTCCTTGTCACCTGAGCAGCCGGTCTTCCCGATGGATGAACAGCTTATGCCTAATCTCTACGAGCGCCTGATACAAGCAGCCGACACTTCGGATTGTCTTGACCTGCCGCTGAAAGCGATTATGTACGAGTTCTTCTCCCTTTTACTTCGTGCGGTGCCAGCAGTTCCGGATGTACTTCCTTTACCACGTCAAAAGAGCATTTACGTCGAGCAAAGCCTACACTTTTTGCATACGCATTATTGTGAGAACATTACGGTAGAGATGTTGTCTTCTTCCCTCAAACTAGATCGCAAATATTTATCCTCCTTGTTCAAAAGGACCATTGGTATGCCGCCGCAGCAGTATTTATTAAATTACCGAGTCGCCAAAGCATGCGAGCTTCTGACAGAGACCCTTTGTACAATCGGTGAGATCTCGCGTTCTGTCGGCTATCAGGACCCCTTACTCTTTTCGCGGATGTTCAAAAGGGTGAAGGGCTGTTCTCCAAAAGAATACCGTGTCCGTCATCTCGAAAATGACATTGTGCTATAAACTCCTTCCTTGCTGACATACGTTTGTCCCGGATCTTTCGCTACAATAAGGACGTAACGTAAACAGAAATAAGTCTTTTTAGGAGGAAATAATAATGTACAACGCAAGCACTACCAGATATGACAATATGAAATATAACCGCACTGGAAAAAGCGGTCTACTCCTTCCGGCGATCTCGCTCGGACTATGGCATAACTTTGGTGGCAACGACTTATTCGAGAATGGTCGCGCCATGGCAAGAAGAGCTTTCGATCTTGGAATCACACATTTTGATCTCGCTAATAACTACGGTCCGCCAGCTGGCTCCGCAGAAGAAAGCTTTGGTCAAATTCTTAAGAAGGACCTGGCTCCTTATCGAGACGAAATGGTCATCTCTACGAAAGCCGGATATTATATGTGGGCTGGCCCTTATGGTGAATGGGGCTCCAAGAAATATCTCGTCTCAAGCCTAGACCAAAGCTTGAAACGTATGGGACTTGATTATGTAGATATTTTCTATCACCACCGTCCAGATCCAAATACACCACTGGAAGAGACCATGGCTGCACTGGATCTCATTGTCCGCCAAGGTAAGGCTCTGTATGTGGGGATTTCAAATTACAATCCTGAGCAAACACGCGAAGCCGCGCAGATTCTACGTCGACTTGGAACGCCATGTCTGATTCATCAGCCTAACTACTCCATGATGTCCCGCTGGATTGAAGACGGCTTGCAGGACGTATTAGAAGAAGAGGGTATCGGTTCGATTGTGTTCTCTCCACTACAAGGAGGCATTCTGACCGACCGCTATCTTAACGGAATTGCTCCTGATTCTCGCGCTGCTGGACCAAGTGTATTCCTATCCGAAGATGCTATTACGGAAGAGAAGATCGCTAAGGTTCGCAAACTGAACGAGATTGCTGCAGCACGTGGACAAAAAATGTCTCAACTAGCGTTATCTTGGGTACTACGTGGGGGTAAAGTAACTTCCGCTTTGATCGGCGCAAGTAAGGTGAGCCAGATTGAAGATGCAGTCGCTTCCTTGAATGCACCGGAGCTAAGCGCAGAAGAGCTGGAGCAAATTGAGACGATTTTGCGAGGATAATTCATATATTAAAAAAGGACGGCCAATGAGGTCAGGCAGCTTAAGCTTCTCTGGCACTTCATTGGCCGTTTTTTTCATACTCACCCAAAAATCTGTGTGATATACACCATTATTAATAATCCAAAGATAAACGAATACGTCGAAGGCCGTTCATAACCATGACCATGACTCTCCGGAATAAGCTCCTTGTAAACGATGAATAACATAGCTCCAGCTGCAAAAGCGAGACCATAGCCCACTATATTCTGTAGGTAACTGGCTGTAAAATACCCAACAACCGCAGAGACCATCTCCATTAGGCCGGTAAGCGTAACGATTCCCAAGGCCTTTAGCTTGCTTGTTCGCGAATTCATGAGAAAGACTGCAAGAATCAATCCTTCCGGCATATTTTGTGCACCAATGGCAATGGCCACGGTAGGCCCCAGACTGGCCTGTTCGCTGGCATAACTGAACCCCGTACTGAGCCCTTCGGGTATGTTGTGAATGAACAGCGCAATCAAAACGAGCAGCGCCTTCGAATCCATATTTGTATATCCCGGTTTATTCTCCACGTCGATATGCGGGATGTTTTTTTCAATTAAATCGAGAAGCAGCACTCCTGTAACCAGGCCCAAGGTTAAAGCGATAATCCCCGATTCTTTAATCGCTTGCGGCATGAGTCCAAATGTGGAAGCAGATACCATAATACCTGCTGTAAAAGCAACGAGAACGTCCTTCCATTTCTCAGATAACCGCTTCACGAACAGAATCGGAAATGCTCCAAGAACCGTAGCCATTGCCGATACAAAGCTGCCTAAAAGCGCAGTTTCCAAACCTTCAACTCCTTTTGGTACAAGTCGGATAGACCAACATATGATGAATGAAAAATAATTATAACTCCCTATTTAAAACTACCTTACAGTTTCTTCATTATACAAATTCAGCGCCAAGCTCATAAAGTCCTCATCCAGATAGCTGTCCTCCAGCTTCATCGCATTTCGTTCTGTCCCATAAAGAGTGAATCCAAGCGACTCATAGAGTCTTTTCGCTGGAATATTGCTGGACACTACGGAGAGATTAAGTATCTCCAAGCCCGGAAGCTCTGCTGCTCTTGTGATCAGTTCCTTCATCAGAGCTTGCCCTACCCGCTGTCCCCGAACTTTCTGGTCCACATACATTCCCACTACATTTCCTTTATGCTGGATCTTTGATCTGCTCTCACGGATAAAAGTTACCACACCCACCAATTCACCATTTTCAGTGAAACCACCCAGCGTAAACCGTTCTTCGCTTAGGTTCAGTCTGCTCCGTGTTGTCTCTATCGGCATTTCTTTTTCCGCTTCATAGCTGCTCAAGAAAGCTTCAGGATGTTCCCGTAGAGACTGTAGACGAATGTTCCGGTAAATCTCCGCATCGGTAGAATTCAATAGACGGACATCCAAGATCACAACCTCCTTCTTACCATACAGATGAATATCTATATAATGGTCTCTAATTTTTATAAATCATATCCCAATTCTCTTGTCAGAAGCAATCCAAAGTGAATTTATCACCATTTACTACAATGACATATAGACAACTTCAACTTATCTACCTACATAACGTTGATAAACGCTGCTATATCATCCTCAATTAGCTTCAAAGCACTTCTCCAGAAATCGATGGAGTGAACATCTACATCCATAGTCTTCGCTACATCAACAATATCATGCTTGCTAGTAGCACTTAGGAACTGGTGATAACGGGCGACAAAATCCTTGCCTCTATTTAAATATTCCGCGTACAGCCCTTTAGAGAATAGTAGACCGAATGAATAAGGGAAGTTCAAGAATTCATTACCGGCGATAAAATATCCAATCTTGTTCATCCACATATACGGATGGATCGTATCAAGATCAATACTCCCACCATAAGCTTCCGCCATACACGCACGCATCAATTCGTTTAGCTCCTGAACAGGTAGAGGTCCCGATGCTCTTCTCTCATATAGTTTAAGCTCGAATAAATAACGGGCATAGAAGTCTACAAGATAATAACCCGCATCCGAAATACTTCTCTCCAAAATAAGTAGTGCTTCCTTCTCGTTAGAACTAGCAATTAGTGTCTGATTCACAATGGTCTCGCAAAAGATCGAGGCCGTTTCAGCAATCGGTATCGGATAATCTGTGTTCAACATCGTTTCATTCGCCAGACAAGAACTATGATACGCATGACCGAGCTCATGGGCAAGGATGCTAATATCCATGGCATTTCCAGTGAACTGGGTCATGATTCTACTCTCCCCAATCGGAAAAATATCAATGCAAAGCCCATAGCCTCCTTTTCCTGCTCTCGGTTCTGCGTCAATCCATTGTTGATCAAAAGCCTTTTGGGCAAAACAAGTCAATTCCTCACTAAAAGTTGCGAAGCTGGCGACGATTGTGTCTTTTGCGTCAGAATATGTAATTCTCCCATTCTCTGCCCCTACAGGTGCGAAAATATCATAAAAGGGTAAATTTCCAGAATGACCTAACAGATCAGCTTTCTTTTGATAATAAGTATGAAACGATGGAAGACTTTCCTTAAGGGCAACGAGCATAGCCGATAACGTTTCTCTGTCCATTCTTGAAGATGCTAGCACCTTTTCCAGAGATGATTTATATCCCCGCATGCCATAAATCGTTAGTGCCTCACCACTTATTCCATTCAAACAGGCCGCAGAGACATCAGCAATCCGACTGTAGGCTTCAACCTCAGCTTCATAAGCTGCTTTTCTTAATGTAGCATTATTCTCGTAGGCCATACTTTTTAGCTCTGCAAGTGTAACTTGTCTGGATTCACCTTCCACCACGATATCTGCAAGTGTACTCGAAATTTTTTCCATATAGAGCCTACTCCATGCTTTGGACCCCGTGCTCTGCATTCTGGCGATAGCCACTTCGACTTCTTCACTTAACTCATAACGGGATTGTAATAATAGTTCATTCAAATAGAATTGATGTTCCATTAGGTAAGGTGAGCTGGCGATAAGCATATCTAAATGTTCACAAATACTAACCCAGCGCTTAAATCCCACAACTACTCCAGTAATCTCTGAATTTGCATTCTCAATATCATCAACAAGATTCATAGCTTCCTCACTGTTATTATCCGCACTAAGCGTTAGCTCTGCATAAGCTAATAAACATATATATACGCCTTTATAATCATTGTATAGTCTTAGAAAGTTCTCGATCGCAACAGCGGAAACATCCTTACGTTTCAGATTGCCGTCAGCCCATATTTTTAAATCTTGTATATGTTGGCTCAGTAGCTTGCGATCCCCACTTAGCTTCTCCGATTCAAAAGAGGGGTATAAGCAGTCCAAATTCCAGGTCATATTCATTCGTGAATCTCTCCTCTACTTCTTTGCCCATCTTCAGATTTCTTCATTATACCGTCCTTAGCGGAGAAAATCTGTATAATGCTATACTGCCTATGCTCTCGGGTGGGAGCTAATCACAAAAAAAGGATCCTGCCAACGTCCGGCAGGATCAAGGTTTATATTATAAGGGGGTTATGTGATTACTATAACCCTCTTAGCTTAAAAGAATATGAATAGTAGATAAAGATTGGCTTAATCTAATGGTCCGATAGGTATCCATCTTCTATTAGACTGGTTATCATAGATTAACTTCACTGCGGATGGCTCTCTGCCCTCTTCATCAAATATTTCAAGTTCATTGACCTCCTGCAACCAAGCCATCGGAATTTTATAATCCTCTTGCGGTCCGATATTCCAGTAACGTCCAAGGTCGATGCCGTTCAGTTTCACATACCCTTTACTCATTCCCGTTAACCGAAGCTTAAGTTTGGCATGGACAGCTTCTGGAAGAATGAGTCTTGAAAAATGCAATGTATGCCAGACTGGCCCTTTAATCAGCCCTTTATTATGAACTAATACTCGATCAAGTAAATTAAGATCATAAGTATGCCATCCGCCAAGCTCAGTCTTTGAATGGTAGGTGATAAGCTCCAGACGATCTATTGGAGATTTATGATAGTACATTTCGATCTCGTTAACACCTTCCTGAACATACGCGGATATATCGAGTGTATGGAACATAAACCAATCCTGAAATCCACTAATTTCAATTAGCTGTCCATTAATTTTCAACTTTCCGCTCATTGCCCCTACCAGAATGGCGCGATCCTGATCTTGCAAAGTAAAGGTCCGTCGCATAACAGTACCTGAGTCAATGACACAAAGCTGTCCTAGTTCAATATAGTTGCCCTCACACTGCCATTGTTCACGAAGGTCAACAGCAGCTCCATCCAGAAATACAGGGCCTTGAATACCCTTAAACTCTCCCAGGAAAGGAGAAAAGTTCAATCTACCCATATTTTGAACAAGCAACTGCAAATGGTTAGTCTGATCGGGCTTCAGTCTCAGCTGTATACAAGATGCTCCCAGTTGACGAACCATCTGTTGTTCTTCTCCGTTTACATATACTCTAAAGCTGTCCTGTACTTTGGGAATCACCAGCGTTCTGACTTCTTCAGGTCCCTGCTTGAGTTCACAGGTGTACAGCAGATGCCCAAACGGCTTCTCCATAGCAGAGAAATCAACTGGTGTATCTCCGGATTTATAACTGGCAGTAGGTAAGAAACTTACCACTGATGAGGCGTTCAGACTTAACACCGGCTTCTCAAAATGTATATATGGTGAGGTCTCTTCCTCTTCAACTGCCTGTACAGCCCAGTCACCTAAATGAATAATATTTGATTCACTACCATTTAATACAGCTTTTATTTCACCATCTTCAGCGATATCCATATCAGCATATCCTAGAGCCCAGCGTATGCCTGACTGATCCTCCAAACGCCAGCTAGCATCAGCCATTTCCCCGTTCACTAATATAAGTCTGAATTGCTTCCCACCAATAATGAGAGAAATCGCTTGCATCTCCTCAAAATGAAAGCTGTCCAGCGTCAACTTCTTATCGTCACTACTCAGCTCCATCAGCTGCGGTCGCTGTCCAGTCCATTGGATCGACTGTTCCGATTCTATCTCAATCCAAGAACGAGCTCCATTATCTGCAGCTACAATTAATGTATGAATTCCGTCTAGTTCCTCATTGCAGAGCAGATAGGAGTTGCAGGTTAAGAAAACATCAGGAACAACCTCAAAACGTTCGAGAACTGGCATGATCGCTCTTGGATTCACATTCACAGGAATCGTTCTACCACTGGACAAGGTAAGAAATGTATTTTCCCTCTCCTCCTTGCCACTCTCTACAAACCAGATCCGCTGACTTCCCCACTCTTTATAACGAACCGTAAAGCCTTCACTTACTTGAGTTACAGCATTTGTTCCTTCTACCGAATTCAATAGCAGACCTTTTATCGCTAGAGTATAATATGCTAGTTTCTTGGCTACAGCATATTTTTTGGTCACTCTGCCGTACTCATTTAATGGGGCATCATAATCATAAGACGTGACCATAAAAATATCGCTTGCACCTACCGTTCTCCCTCCGTAACTTCCAAAATTGGTACCTCCATAGAACATATAATGACTGATCCCGCTATATCCAGCACGCAGTATCTCCATTGTTCTCTTTTCATAAATATTGGCAGTTTTCTGCGTTGCAGCTTGTGCTCCCCAATGCTCAAACCATCCGGTCCAAAATTCGGTAACGATCTTAGGCATCTCCGGCTGTTTAAGATGCAAATTCTCATAGTGCTGGTCGGCATTCGACCAGAAGTTGGCACCTTCGATTGTGCCTTCCGCGCCACCTACACAAGTAATCAGCGGCACCGCGATTCCCCGACGGATCAAGCCATCTCTTAAGTAATTCATATATTCTGCTGCAGCATCATCATCGACCAGATAACCATATTCGTTCTCTACCTGAACAAGGATTACCGTGCCTCCGTTGTCAATCTGGCGATCGCGAATAATTGGGACAATTGCATCAAAATAAAGATCGACACCATCCAGATAAGGTTTGTTAAAGGTTCTGAATTCAATTCCTTTTTTGTTATTTAGCCACCATGGGAATCCTCCGAAGTCCCACTCTGCACAAATGAAGGGGCCGGGGCGGGCAATTACCCATAATCCCAACTCAGCACATAAATCAAGAAATGCACCACAATCCTGATCCCCTTCGAAATTCCACTCACCCTCCTGTGGCTCATGTACATTCCAGGCAAAATAGGTATCCACACAGTTCATGCCTGCTAACTTTGCCTTCACCAGAACTTCGCGCCATTCTTCTCTAGGCATGCGGAAATAGTGGATGGCCGCACTATTGATAAAAACTTGCTCTCCATTAATGGTGTAGCTTTTTGCATTGTAATTGACAGTCATTCTCTCCACACCTCTTTCTATTCTTTCAATCGAACACTCGAAATTACAATTGTCGTAACCGACTGTTGCTCCACATTTATTTGTAATCCGTTTTTGTATAATGGCAATTCAGTTTCTTCCAAATTAGCGGAAGCTGATGTCCGATAAACCGCTGCAATTGTGCTGTTCAACTCAAATGGAGTTAAATCATAGGTTATTTCTTTATCCGATTGCTCGTTTCTAATAACTAGAGTAAGCTGCTGCGTGACTTCATTGTATGCTGCCACTGTGCGCCCATCATTTGTCGGTATAATTCGTGAATCCGGACGGATGAACCGGCTAAAGTTAGCCATTGCATAATATTGTTTTGTCAATTCGTAATTGGCTTCTTCTGAAAATTCAGAATGAATAAATCCCCAGTTATTATTTGCACTCTCATCCTCAATGGCCTGCCAATAAATCCATGCGGCGGGTTGGAGCATTCGCAAATCATAAGTAATACGTTCAGCTAGTTCCAGTACACTGCTCATATCCTGATGATTATGCGGTTCACTCCCTCCTGTTCCATATTCAGACATCCATAGCTTCTTACCGTTCTGTTGCGCGAAGTCGCGGAGCTCCTCAAGCTTGGCTCCATTATAAGAATGTGTATTAATCTGAGACAAACGGTTTAACGTTGCTTCATCGTAACCCTCAAGCATATCAACCGTTTCATCAACGCTATTCTCATCAGGTCCACTGATTACGGTATCCGTAATTCCTTTGGACTGAAGTGACTCAGCAACTTTTTGAATGATTTCCATTTGCTTATCCACACTAAAATGACTACCCTCTTGAATATTTCCCTTCTTCCACCAATTCGAAGCTGGTTCATTAAGAGGGTTAAGTGTCTGGAACGTCACTCCCCATCTTTCCTTGTATTGCTTAACTACCTCGGTTAAATAATCAGAAAATTCATCAAAATACTCATCCTTCAGGTTATTTCCTCCATCAACAGCACCTGTGACGGACCCGCTAACAGTCATCCAGTATGGCGGTGAATTGGAGAATGCTTCAGCTATCGTTGCTCCGCGTTGTAATGCACCAAGTAGAACTGTTCGTTGACCTGCGTCAGCGTCCCAATCCCATTTCCCCTTCTCAGGCTTAAAGCCTGGGACATCCCCTCCAGGGCGCAATGTATTATTCTCAATATGTGGATCTTCTCCGCCACCGATATTGTAACGTACGATATTCAGTCCAAGACCCTTTTCCGCATCGAACACCAGATCCATTACTTCATCTAGTTTCTTTTGATCCGACCATTGTCCGAGTACATTCGCCCACCAAGCAAGTGAAGTTCCCCAGCCCTCAAAGCCGTCATATCCCTCTTCTGGTCGAACTTGGATGGCATCACTATCTAGACTCAAAGTTGTGAGTGCTTTATTATCTTGAGATTGATTCAACTTCATTCCTCCCCATACTCCTGCTGTAATCACTATTATGCTAAGGCTTATCAGCAATCCTAAATGTTTAGGTCTTCTCATTTGCCGCTATTCCACTTTATATAAGCCCGCTTAAATCCTATAGACGATATAACTGCACGATGGCCCGACTGAATGGCCTCAATAAGCAAAGAGAATCGATTCGTTCCCTTTCTTAACCAAACACCCGGCAGATATATCTTTTCTTGCGAACCTCCGCTCATCACAGGTTGGTCCCCTGTGCATGGTAGCCAAATTCTACTCACAATCCGCCCATTGTAAAAAGCAGTTAGTTTAGCATTAGAACCAACTATTTGAACCACCCGGTCGTTTATTTCACTCTCCTCATTCCACTCACTCTGCAGCCATAGTACTTCTCCTGGAGACATTTCAAGAGGACCTTCCTGCTGATTTGAGACTTTAAAAGACTCTTCCGCATCTTCCCAAAGCTGTCGTTCCTCAGCGCTGTAAAGTGTCCAATCGTTCATCTGATGCCCCTTGAGGAGCGATATGGAGCCTGCTGACTGACGGAATTGCCGTTCCAGATAAAGTGTAATTTCAACTGTTTTTCCCGGAACAATAAAAGGAGTAAGATCAAAATAAGGATCGGCCAGACTGACTTCACCAGCTAGCAACTTATTCACAAAAACAACAGCCCTTACCTGAATACCATTAAAATGAATAATATAACTGCAATTTAATTGATTTGACGAAGTAAACTCTTTTGTATACAGGCCCGTTTCCACTTTTCCGGTAAATATCCAGCTTCCCCAATCAATAACGCCACAGTCGTGGGAATGCTCGCTTGGTTCAGGCAGCGTGTGCTCTTCACTTAATCTACTGCATGGACGAAACCTCCAATTGTGATTCCAGTTTGATTCATGTGCAACTGCAACAACGCTCTTCAAGCCCTTCATTGATGATTGTTGCAATGAAGGAAGCAAAATATCATCAAAATTTGTATGTCCCCATATTTCTGCGCGAAGTTCACAGCTTTCCAGCTTAGCCATCCCTTCGCTAAAAGGAATATATTTACTGCTTCCGCCCGAAATAACTGTCCCTTCATATTTCCCATTAGCATAAATACTTACAATGTCCGAAGCATTCTGAAGCCATATCCCCTTAACAACTTCGTTCTCTTCTGCCAAGGAAAGCTTCGCCTCGTACCAGGCAAAGCCACGGTTAATCCCCAACTTCTCCAAATACATAGGAACAGCTTCCAAATGCTCCTTGCCAAGTGTCCTCTCATTAAATGCAGGAGATATATACCAGCTCAAACCCTTAATATCCTCTTGTTCAAATCCTTCTTTCTGCTCAACATAATACTGTAATTCTCCGTCATCCTGTATCACTTTAAGCTGCTTTGCCTGCTTACGCTGTAAAATGATGACTTGTAGCTTTCTCCCATCCACATCGCGAAGCTGAACCTTAGCTTCCGCAGACCCGGAGTTTAGGATGGTTGTATTGCCATTCCGGCGAACTTCAACACCGACAGAGATTACTTCAACTGTGTCTTGGAAATCAAAGCAAACCTCAGCTGTCCCATCGGAACAAAAAACAAGTATGGTCTCGCTATGATTTTCTTGGACTTCGAACAATTCTGCCGTGGAGTATACTAGAGTTCCTCTAGCTCCCCACATAGCCAGCGGTATTTTAAAGGGCAGAATAGGGCAACTACCTGAGGCAATCGAAAGCTCAGTGTATAACGGGAATACACTTCCTTCTCCCTGAATAGATACCGTTCCGGTGTGCCCCTCTACATTAGGCAGTGATATCAAATAGCCCCCACCTACCAATTTCAATAAATAGCGCATACCAGCGTTTTCCTGCAGACTTGTTTTTATCTTTATAAAGCTCGGAACTGGCTCTGCTAAAGCAAGCGAGCTACCAAATGTTCGAAGCAAGCCTGAGAGTAGCCGACCTTCATAGTACTCCGGACGTTGTTCACCATAGGGTGTAATCATTCCATGGAAATCATAATCTGAGGTCAATAATGCAAGCGGATCACCCCAGTTATTGATGGCGTTGTTGAATCCAAAATTGGTTCCTGAGACTTGAAGATACGGCCCTAACAGTTTCGCCCCACTTCCAAGTAGTCTGCGTAGTAAGAAATGTGAACGATTCGTTTCTGTCACAGACAACGGATAATTTCTATCCTTCAGGTCATTGTAATAAGCCACTACCCGATCTTCAAAATCTGCGTCCATATCATTCGGATAAAAGTTGCATGTCGGCATTACACCTTCGGCATTACCGGTAGCTCTATACAAATTCCCTTGCCCCGCGCATGCAAATAGGGGAACGCTCACCTTATATTGCAGTGCCAAATCACGTAGAGCAGATATATAGCCATTCGGATCTTTGCAGTTATAGAAATCCAGTTCGTTATCCAATTGAATGCCTATGACCGTTCCTTGTACACCCAGTTCATATTTCTTGAGAATAGGCATAATCTGTGCAAACCAGCGGGAAACCTCATTCAAAAATAAAGAATTATTATCTCGTAAGCGAAGCCCATCGATCGCAAGCAAATATGCTGGCAATGCTCCGCCATCCCATTCCGAACAGATATAGGGTCCCGGACGGGCAATCACCCACAACCCTTTTTCTTTAGCGATTTCTAGAAATTGCGAGATATTCTTTTCTTCCTTGAAGTCCCATTCACCGCGTTCCTGCTCATGATAATTCCAGGGAAAATACACATCTATCGCGTTATAGCCCGCATCCTTAACTTGCTGCATTCTCTTACTCCATTGCTCCATAGGAATACGAAAATAGAAAAGAGAAGCACATAGGATAATTTCCGGCCGACCTTCAATAGTCCATCCCTTGTTACTCACTTCCACCTTGCTATTTGTTTCAACAGTACTGTTGATTTTCAACACCCCCGAGTCTAGTTACTTAATGCCGCTACTCCCGCCGCTGATATTTGCTTCATACACAAATCTCTGTCCAAGCATATAGACTATAATCATGGGAATCGTCAGAAATAGTGAAGCGACCATCACCATATTCCATGGAGGCATTTGCCCTCCTGATGCTGTACTTATCAGTTGCACTCCAAGTGCCAGAGGTGTCTTCTCAGGGTCATTAATATAAATCAACGGGCCCATGAAGTTTCCCCAGTTATAGGAGAAGGAGAAAATAGCGATTGCTGACAGAATAGGAAATGTCATAGGCAGAATAATCTTGGAATAGATGCCGAAATGTCCCATTCCGTCAATCATCGCTGCTTCATCAAGGGATCTAGGTATGGCCATTATGAATTGTCGGATCAAAAAGACATTATAGGCTCCTGCAAAAAAACTAGGCACTATCAGTGGCAGGAACGTATTGACCCATCCCAGTTCCTTATAAATAATAAATTGTGGAACCATTGTGACTTCACCGGGAATCATCATCGTGCTCAGCAATATTACAAATATAATTCCGCTGCCCTTTGCTTTCAGTCGGGCAAAGCCGTAGGACACGAAAGAAGCTGATGCCACAGACCCGATTACAGTCCAGAACGTGATGATCACACTATTTTTCAAATATGTACCTAGATGATAGTTCGTGAACACCTTTGTAAAATTCTCAAAAGTAAATTCAAGCGGAATAAATGTAAAGGCTACCTTCACTGTTGTTGCATCGCTGGCAAACGCAATTGATAGCATATATATGAATGGGGCGAAGAGCAGAATCCCTACTGCGCATAAAATCACATAGGATACACCCTTTTCCATCAAGGATATTCTAGCCATT
This window of the Paenibacillus sp. FSL R10-2734 genome carries:
- a CDS encoding beta-galactosidase; the encoded protein is MTVNYNAKSYTINGEQVFINSAAIHYFRMPREEWREVLVKAKLAGMNCVDTYFAWNVHEPQEGEWNFEGDQDCGAFLDLCAELGLWVIARPGPFICAEWDFGGFPWWLNNKKGIEFRTFNKPYLDGVDLYFDAIVPIIRDRQIDNGGTVILVQVENEYGYLVDDDAAAEYMNYLRDGLIRRGIAVPLITCVGGAEGTIEGANFWSNADQHYENLHLKQPEMPKIVTEFWTGWFEHWGAQAATQKTANIYEKRTMEILRAGYSGISHYMFYGGTNFGSYGGRTVGASDIFMVTSYDYDAPLNEYGRVTKKYAVAKKLAYYTLAIKGLLLNSVEGTNAVTQVSEGFTVRYKEWGSQRIWFVESGKEERENTFLTLSSGRTIPVNVNPRAIMPVLERFEVVPDVFLTCNSYLLCNEELDGIHTLIVAADNGARSWIEIESEQSIQWTGQRPQLMELSSDDKKLTLDSFHFEEMQAISLIIGGKQFRLILVNGEMADASWRLEDQSGIRWALGYADMDIAEDGEIKAVLNGSESNIIHLGDWAVQAVEEEETSPYIHFEKPVLSLNASSVVSFLPTASYKSGDTPVDFSAMEKPFGHLLYTCELKQGPEEVRTLVIPKVQDSFRVYVNGEEQQMVRQLGASCIQLRLKPDQTNHLQLLVQNMGRLNFSPFLGEFKGIQGPVFLDGAAVDLREQWQCEGNYIELGQLCVIDSGTVMRRTFTLQDQDRAILVGAMSGKLKINGQLIEISGFQDWFMFHTLDISAYVQEGVNEIEMYYHKSPIDRLELITYHSKTELGGWHTYDLNLLDRVLVHNKGLIKGPVWHTLHFSRLILPEAVHAKLKLRLTGMSKGYVKLNGIDLGRYWNIGPQEDYKIPMAWLQEVNELEIFDEEGREPSAVKLIYDNQSNRRWIPIGPLD
- a CDS encoding glycoside hydrolase — protein: MKLNQSQDNKALTTLSLDSDAIQVRPEEGYDGFEGWGTSLAWWANVLGQWSDQKKLDEVMDLVFDAEKGLGLNIVRYNIGGGEDPHIENNTLRPGGDVPGFKPEKGKWDWDADAGQRTVLLGALQRGATIAEAFSNSPPYWMTVSGSVTGAVDGGNNLKDEYFDEFSDYLTEVVKQYKERWGVTFQTLNPLNEPASNWWKKGNIQEGSHFSVDKQMEIIQKVAESLQSKGITDTVISGPDENSVDETVDMLEGYDEATLNRLSQINTHSYNGAKLEELRDFAQQNGKKLWMSEYGTGGSEPHNHQDMSSVLELAERITYDLRMLQPAAWIYWQAIEDESANNNWGFIHSEFSEEANYELTKQYYAMANFSRFIRPDSRIIPTNDGRTVAAYNEVTQQLTLVIRNEQSDKEITYDLTPFELNSTIAAVYRTSASANLEETELPLYKNGLQINVEQQSVTTIVISSVRLKE
- a CDS encoding beta-galactosidase encodes the protein MSNKGWTIEGRPEIILCASLFYFRIPMEQWSKRMQQVKDAGYNAIDVYFPWNYHEQERGEWDFKEEKNISQFLEIAKEKGLWVIARPGPYICSEWDGGALPAYLLAIDGLRLRDNNSLFLNEVSRWFAQIMPILKKYELGVQGTVIGIQLDNELDFYNCKDPNGYISALRDLALQYKVSVPLFACAGQGNLYRATGNAEGVMPTCNFYPNDMDADFEDRVVAYYNDLKDRNYPLSVTETNRSHFLLRRLLGSGAKLLGPYLQVSGTNFGFNNAINNWGDPLALLTSDYDFHGMITPYGEQRPEYYEGRLLSGLLRTFGSSLALAEPVPSFIKIKTSLQENAGMRYLLKLVGGGYLISLPNVEGHTGTVSIQGEGSVFPLYTELSIASGSCPILPFKIPLAMWGARGTLVYSTAELFEVQENHSETILVFCSDGTAEVCFDFQDTVEVISVGVEVRRNGNTTILNSGSAEAKVQLRDVDGRKLQVIILQRKQAKQLKVIQDDGELQYYVEQKEGFEQEDIKGLSWYISPAFNERTLGKEHLEAVPMYLEKLGINRGFAWYEAKLSLAEENEVVKGIWLQNASDIVSIYANGKYEGTVISGGSSKYIPFSEGMAKLESCELRAEIWGHTNFDDILLPSLQQSSMKGLKSVVAVAHESNWNHNWRFRPCSRLSEEHTLPEPSEHSHDCGVIDWGSWIFTGKVETGLYTKEFTSSNQLNCSYIIHFNGIQVRAVVFVNKLLAGEVSLADPYFDLTPFIVPGKTVEITLYLERQFRQSAGSISLLKGHQMNDWTLYSAEERQLWEDAEESFKVSNQQEGPLEMSPGEVLWLQSEWNEESEINDRVVQIVGSNAKLTAFYNGRIVSRIWLPCTGDQPVMSGGSQEKIYLPGVWLRKGTNRFSLLIEAIQSGHRAVISSIGFKRAYIKWNSGK